One genomic segment of Pelagerythrobacter marensis includes these proteins:
- the fliQ gene encoding flagellar biosynthesis protein FliQ, which translates to MGADRALSLMNDMLWNAALIAGPVLLITLVVGLLVSVLQVATQIQEITLSYVPKTIAAGLALIVLGPWMVAKLSDFSRSLYLLIPSLGS; encoded by the coding sequence ATGGGGGCTGACCGGGCCTTGAGCCTGATGAACGACATGCTGTGGAATGCCGCGTTGATCGCCGGTCCGGTGCTTCTGATTACATTGGTGGTCGGGTTGCTCGTCTCGGTGCTACAAGTGGCCACGCAGATACAGGAAATCACTCTCAGCTATGTCCCGAAAACCATCGCCGCGGGGCTGGCGCTGATCGTTCTCGGTCCGTGGATGGTGGCCAAGCTGAGCGATTTCTCGCGCTCACTCTATCTGCTTATCCCCTCACTCGGCAGTTGA
- a CDS encoding flagellar biosynthesis protein FlhA, which produces MGKLFDHNKDLLLVLGTILILLILFSPVPPALLDLAIIVNFGFALTIMLLTFYVRKPVEFSTFPSLLLVATLFRLSLNVAATRLILTDANAGHVIESIGDYAVQGNFVIGLVVFAILIIVQYVVVTSGAQRVSEVAARFMLDSMPGHQMSIDADLNLGLIDQKQALARREELEKEASFYGAMDGASKFVKGDAVAGILILLIDIIAGLAIGVAQMGMSWGEAIQRFTLLTIGDGIATQLPALIIAIATGIIVTRSSADRQLSTEIFRQLASEPRIPLIVMAVIGALMLLPGMPKWPIVILLAIALVAWIRIRRARQVHEEVGEGAKSDDQANSFARGTAEIEIALGSKLAERWAASRTVLLERIAMSRDQHEKRYGLPFPPVKFVDSADLGKLDYAINLHGVPHAIGTIYPDRMLAVAHRDSLPKIEGIAGTDPAFGIPAVWIEPEHADPAESAGYKVVDPETVLIAHFTEIVRSDVTNLLTRSATAEMLEALRERQPGLIEELIPNIMTISDVQRILQNLLAERVSIANLDLIVETLVDLGRSVKEPDELTEHVRRTLGSAICNGLRGHHRQLSVLSIDPAIENRIIQGMQAPEASTLGMDPRLADRLLRKLAQMSDTMMRQGRSPVLLCSGSVRRVLAKLSRRSIPQLSVLAVEEVPMRITLQSFDVVKLEDPAGTRPLENV; this is translated from the coding sequence ATGGGTAAACTGTTCGATCATAACAAGGATCTTCTGCTTGTGCTTGGCACGATCCTGATCCTGCTGATCCTGTTTTCACCAGTTCCGCCGGCGCTGCTCGACCTCGCGATCATCGTGAACTTCGGCTTTGCGCTGACCATCATGTTGCTGACGTTCTACGTCAGGAAGCCCGTCGAGTTTTCGACCTTTCCATCGCTTCTGTTGGTCGCCACGCTCTTTCGTCTTTCGCTAAACGTCGCGGCGACCCGACTGATCCTCACCGATGCGAACGCGGGCCATGTGATCGAATCGATTGGCGATTACGCAGTGCAGGGCAACTTCGTGATCGGCCTTGTCGTCTTCGCCATTCTGATCATCGTTCAGTATGTGGTCGTCACCTCTGGGGCGCAGCGTGTGTCGGAAGTCGCCGCTAGGTTCATGCTCGATTCGATGCCGGGCCACCAAATGAGCATTGATGCCGACCTCAATCTTGGACTGATCGACCAGAAGCAGGCGCTCGCGCGGCGCGAGGAACTGGAGAAGGAAGCGTCCTTCTACGGCGCGATGGATGGTGCCAGCAAATTCGTCAAGGGCGATGCGGTTGCCGGAATCCTGATCCTGCTGATCGATATCATCGCCGGATTGGCAATAGGTGTTGCGCAGATGGGAATGAGCTGGGGTGAAGCGATTCAGCGCTTCACGCTGCTGACGATCGGCGACGGGATCGCGACCCAGTTGCCCGCGCTTATCATCGCGATCGCAACCGGTATAATCGTTACCCGATCTTCGGCCGACCGGCAGTTGAGCACCGAAATCTTCCGCCAGCTCGCGAGTGAGCCCCGCATTCCCCTGATCGTCATGGCTGTAATCGGCGCGCTGATGCTGTTGCCGGGTATGCCGAAGTGGCCGATTGTGATCCTGCTCGCGATCGCCCTGGTCGCCTGGATCCGCATTCGTCGCGCCCGGCAGGTTCACGAGGAAGTCGGAGAGGGGGCGAAATCGGATGACCAGGCGAATTCTTTCGCTCGCGGCACGGCGGAGATTGAGATCGCGCTGGGTTCGAAGCTTGCTGAACGCTGGGCCGCCAGCCGCACTGTATTGCTGGAACGGATCGCGATGAGCCGCGACCAGCACGAAAAGCGCTATGGGTTGCCGTTTCCACCGGTCAAGTTTGTCGATTCGGCGGATCTCGGCAAGCTCGACTACGCCATCAATCTTCACGGCGTACCGCATGCCATCGGCACGATATATCCCGACAGGATGCTGGCCGTCGCACATCGCGACTCGCTGCCGAAGATCGAGGGCATTGCAGGAACTGATCCGGCGTTCGGAATTCCCGCGGTGTGGATCGAACCTGAGCATGCCGATCCTGCGGAGAGTGCGGGTTACAAGGTTGTCGACCCTGAAACCGTGCTTATTGCTCACTTCACCGAAATCGTGCGTAGCGACGTGACCAATCTGTTGACCCGCTCCGCCACTGCGGAAATGCTCGAAGCTTTGCGCGAACGCCAGCCGGGGCTTATCGAGGAACTGATCCCGAATATCATGACGATTTCGGACGTTCAGCGTATCCTGCAGAACCTTCTTGCCGAGCGCGTTTCGATCGCCAATCTCGATTTGATCGTCGAAACGCTGGTCGACCTGGGGCGTTCGGTCAAAGAACCGGATGAATTGACCGAGCACGTGCGAAGAACCTTGGGTTCTGCGATATGCAACGGCCTGCGCGGCCATCATCGCCAGTTGTCGGTTCTCAGCATTGATCCCGCGATCGAGAACCGGATCATCCAGGGCATGCAGGCCCCGGAGGCAAGCACCCTGGGGATGGATCCGCGGCTGGCCGATCGCCTTCTGCGCAAACTGGCCCAAATGTCCGATACGATGATGAGGCAGGGCAGGTCGCCTGTCCTGCTTTGCTCGGGTTCGGTCCGCAGGGTTTTGGCCAAGCTGTCGCGTCGGTCGATTCCCCAGCTTTCGGTGCTTGCGGTCGAGGAGGTGCCGATGCGGATAACACTGCAATCGTTTGACGTGGTCAAACTTGAGGATCCCGCCGGGACGCGGCCGCTGGAGAACGTATGA
- the fliP gene encoding flagellar type III secretion system pore protein FliP (The bacterial flagellar biogenesis protein FliP forms a type III secretion system (T3SS)-type pore required for flagellar assembly.), with the protein MKRSLRSQLRVLALAGLVLPVPAIAASTDPAATEAVRVGVMLTVLAIIPALLISTTSFIRIVVVLAMIRHAFGMPQTPPNAVLTSLALFLTAFVMGPTLTDLNQDAVQPFIEGRTEISEAMENGAQPLKRFMLRHTRDADLEMVYRISDSPLPATAKEVDLLKLTPAFMLNELRVAFTIGFVILLPFLLIDLVVASILLSLGMMMVPPTTISLPIKVLMFVLIDGWSLVVEGLLGSFA; encoded by the coding sequence GTGAAACGCTCTCTGCGGAGTCAATTGCGTGTTCTGGCGCTAGCAGGCCTTGTGCTGCCGGTCCCCGCAATCGCCGCATCGACCGACCCCGCCGCCACGGAGGCGGTTCGCGTCGGGGTTATGCTCACCGTGCTAGCAATCATTCCTGCGCTGCTGATCAGCACGACCAGCTTCATTCGGATCGTGGTTGTGCTCGCAATGATCCGCCACGCCTTCGGGATGCCTCAGACGCCGCCTAACGCGGTATTGACCAGCCTCGCCCTCTTCCTGACTGCCTTCGTCATGGGGCCGACGCTGACCGACCTCAACCAAGACGCCGTGCAACCCTTTATCGAGGGACGCACGGAAATTTCCGAAGCAATGGAAAACGGCGCGCAGCCACTCAAGCGATTCATGCTTCGCCACACCCGCGATGCAGACCTGGAGATGGTCTACCGCATCTCGGACTCGCCCTTGCCCGCCACCGCCAAAGAGGTCGACCTGCTCAAGCTAACGCCCGCGTTCATGCTCAACGAACTGCGGGTTGCCTTCACCATAGGGTTCGTCATCCTTCTGCCGTTCCTCCTTATCGATCTCGTCGTCGCCAGCATCCTTCTCTCGCTCGGCATGATGATGGTCCCGCCGACGACGATTTCTTTGCCTATAAAAGTCCTGATGTTCGTGCTGATCGACGGCTGGAGTCTGGTGGTGGAAGGTCTTCTCGGAAGCTTTGCCTAG
- a CDS encoding tetratricopeptide repeat protein, whose protein sequence is MTDRNAANRVETLLGYLEHDPGNAELRRDAAHAALAASRFDRALELLDGLDEQAVSREDRNLRGLALMRGGQPEKAAALFEELLAAAGGDPALQFNLAWSRALAEDFAGARAALTAETIEALPQAALLDVQLLHEGHEFEQAAERAKQHLARFPAYRPLLAATSVLALDLDDEPLARRCAEEAGAHPDALTTLAMLNLAASEQSRSRAMFEQALAINERNPRAWVGLGLANLAAGDAQKAGPLIDKGAGQFGDHLGSWIGAGWAYLVAGNRGAARERFHHALALDDTFAESHGSLAALAAMEGNTAEARKRAEVALRLDRHCYSAMLAKVLIARSSGDEMSAAQIVERVLREPIGPNGRTLFDSIARIAR, encoded by the coding sequence ATGACCGATCGAAACGCCGCCAACAGAGTGGAAACGCTACTGGGCTATCTGGAGCACGACCCGGGCAATGCCGAGCTGCGTCGCGATGCCGCCCATGCGGCGCTGGCCGCGTCCCGGTTCGATAGGGCTCTCGAACTGCTCGATGGGCTCGACGAGCAAGCGGTATCGCGCGAGGATCGCAATCTGCGCGGCCTCGCCTTGATGCGTGGTGGGCAGCCTGAGAAAGCCGCTGCCTTGTTCGAGGAGCTTCTGGCGGCCGCGGGCGGCGACCCGGCCTTGCAATTCAATCTTGCATGGTCGCGCGCGCTCGCGGAGGATTTTGCGGGTGCGCGCGCGGCGTTGACCGCCGAGACGATCGAAGCCCTGCCACAGGCGGCTCTGCTGGACGTGCAACTGCTTCACGAAGGGCATGAGTTCGAACAGGCTGCCGAGCGCGCCAAGCAACATCTCGCTCGATTTCCAGCGTATCGGCCTTTGCTCGCCGCGACTTCTGTCCTTGCGCTTGATTTGGATGACGAGCCACTGGCGCGGCGTTGCGCAGAGGAAGCCGGCGCGCATCCCGACGCGCTCACGACTTTGGCGATGCTGAATCTTGCCGCGTCGGAACAGTCACGATCGCGAGCGATGTTTGAGCAGGCGCTGGCGATCAATGAACGAAATCCGCGTGCCTGGGTAGGATTAGGGCTAGCGAATCTTGCGGCCGGAGACGCGCAGAAAGCAGGGCCACTGATCGACAAGGGCGCCGGCCAGTTCGGCGATCATCTCGGAAGCTGGATCGGTGCGGGCTGGGCATACTTGGTGGCCGGCAACCGAGGCGCCGCGCGTGAGCGCTTCCATCATGCGCTCGCGCTGGACGACACTTTCGCGGAATCGCATGGTTCGCTGGCAGCATTGGCTGCGATGGAAGGCAATACGGCCGAAGCGAGAAAAAGGGCCGAAGTCGCCCTACGTCTTGATCGTCACTGCTATTCCGCCATGCTGGCTAAAGTCCTCATTGCGCGCAGTAGCGGCGATGAAATGTCGGCGGCGCAAATCGTCGAGCGTGTCTTGCGCGAACCAATCGGGCCAAACGGACGTACGCTGTTCGATTCGATTGCCCGCATCGCGCGCTGA
- a CDS encoding sigma-70 family RNA polymerase sigma factor, whose product MAESRRDTSGLALLVRPDRMEAAWWRAWTQDACEEARRKLFDHHRKLADSIALAQHGKRPPGTHDLGDVRQLAYEGLIQAITRFDPTRAVPFSAFARMRITGNIANGLASMSEASAQYAYARRVERDRLRSLEPSPAETSSPISALAGLASRIALGLMLENREPVEPDTIPTPAPDAYQSLAWRDMQERLTRALEQLSDREAYVLRQHYHHAVNFVQIAGLLGVTKGRVSQIHRAALDRLRQILGEVG is encoded by the coding sequence ATGGCCGAGAGCAGGCGGGATACCAGCGGGCTCGCCCTTCTCGTTCGACCCGATCGGATGGAGGCGGCATGGTGGCGGGCATGGACGCAGGACGCCTGCGAGGAAGCGCGCCGCAAGCTGTTTGACCATCACCGAAAGCTCGCAGATTCGATCGCTCTGGCGCAGCACGGAAAGCGTCCCCCCGGCACCCACGACCTCGGCGATGTTCGGCAACTTGCCTACGAGGGCCTGATTCAGGCGATTACCCGGTTCGATCCGACCAGGGCGGTTCCCTTTAGCGCCTTTGCCCGAATGCGCATTACGGGAAACATCGCCAATGGGCTTGCATCAATGTCCGAAGCCAGCGCACAATATGCATACGCACGCCGGGTGGAACGCGATCGCCTGCGTTCGCTAGAACCGTCGCCGGCGGAAACCTCCAGTCCAATCTCCGCTTTGGCTGGCCTTGCATCGCGTATCGCCCTCGGCCTGATGCTGGAGAATCGCGAGCCGGTCGAACCGGATACGATTCCCACGCCGGCGCCGGATGCGTACCAGAGCCTCGCTTGGCGCGATATGCAGGAACGGCTAACCAGGGCGCTGGAACAACTCAGCGATCGCGAAGCCTATGTGCTTCGGCAGCACTATCACCATGCGGTCAACTTCGTGCAGATCGCCGGGTTGCTCGGCGTGACAAAGGGAAGGGTCTCACAAATTCATCGCGCGGCGCTCGATCGATTGCGTCAGATTCTCGGCGAGGTTGGATAG
- a CDS encoding EscU/YscU/HrcU family type III secretion system export apparatus switch protein — MEQQEQNRTEEATPFKLQRARKKGQVARGMDLGFVGSLLALTCFALLAGPTFVARLGELMRGILITGVGRAAESGDVFATVRSVYWSAFQPLLLLGAIVMVVLIALELVQLRGFIFTTAPLKPNFKRLDPAQGLKRLFSMRLLKETLKNIVKMAVYASLAWLMIVSAIEIFGDSLADAAALARAMEGGAKRLLFAFILAAVFFAAVDQIIVRGEFRKQMRMGRSEVKRETKEREGEPRLKQKRRDLHIQLRQQTEGLAGLGDADILIVNPEHFAVALRYRQGEMEAPEVRAKGRNHLAQLLKRKARLLGMTIVADAPLARELYRSTPRGAPIASRHFRAVAQHYSRFLDRREGEDPRGRGDG; from the coding sequence ATGGAGCAACAAGAGCAAAATCGCACAGAGGAAGCGACGCCGTTCAAGCTCCAGCGCGCACGCAAAAAGGGTCAGGTCGCGCGCGGGATGGACCTCGGTTTCGTAGGCAGTCTCCTCGCATTGACGTGTTTTGCGCTGCTCGCCGGTCCGACGTTCGTCGCCCGGCTCGGCGAACTCATGCGAGGCATTCTTATCACAGGCGTGGGAAGAGCGGCCGAGTCGGGCGACGTGTTTGCTACGGTCCGGTCGGTCTACTGGTCGGCTTTCCAGCCGCTTCTTTTGCTCGGCGCGATCGTGATGGTGGTTCTGATCGCGCTCGAACTTGTGCAGCTGCGCGGGTTCATCTTCACGACTGCGCCGCTCAAACCCAATTTCAAACGGCTCGATCCCGCCCAAGGACTGAAGCGCCTGTTTTCGATGCGGCTGCTCAAGGAGACACTCAAAAACATCGTCAAAATGGCTGTCTATGCGAGTTTGGCCTGGCTGATGATCGTCAGCGCAATCGAGATTTTCGGCGATAGCCTCGCCGATGCTGCTGCGTTAGCGAGAGCGATGGAGGGAGGGGCGAAGCGCCTGCTCTTCGCATTTATTCTGGCGGCGGTGTTTTTCGCAGCGGTGGATCAGATCATCGTACGCGGCGAGTTTCGCAAGCAAATGCGGATGGGCCGCAGCGAAGTGAAGCGTGAAACGAAGGAGCGGGAAGGAGAGCCGCGTCTCAAACAAAAGCGCCGCGACCTGCACATACAACTACGCCAGCAGACCGAGGGGCTTGCCGGTCTGGGCGATGCCGACATACTGATCGTGAACCCCGAGCACTTTGCGGTTGCCCTGCGCTACAGGCAAGGCGAGATGGAAGCACCCGAGGTCCGCGCGAAGGGGCGCAATCATCTTGCGCAGTTGCTCAAGCGCAAGGCCCGACTTCTGGGCATGACCATCGTCGCGGACGCGCCGCTCGCTCGCGAGCTTTATCGGAGTACGCCGCGGGGCGCCCCGATCGCCTCTCGGCATTTTCGTGCGGTGGCCCAGCACTACAGCAGATTTCTGGATCGCCGCGAAGGCGAGGACCCGCGAGGTCGAGGCGATGGGTAA
- a CDS encoding tetratricopeptide repeat protein: protein MRNLIAKLERGDGDRDAIETYLSSHPDDPRLHFMLGSVLVEQGDAIAAHGALERAVVLAPEFHIARYQLGFFELTSGEADRALSTWGPLLRLSDENYLRKFVEGFTFLIRDEFPAAVVKLREGVALNRENEAVNDDIRLLVSQVEKLAQTHAPTNMADEGDKGDTDQSATSVLLGQFGASRTQH from the coding sequence ATGCGCAATCTCATCGCGAAGCTGGAGCGCGGCGATGGTGACCGTGATGCGATCGAGACATACCTCTCGTCCCACCCCGACGATCCGCGCCTGCACTTCATGCTTGGTTCGGTGCTCGTCGAACAGGGCGATGCGATAGCGGCTCACGGCGCGCTCGAACGCGCCGTCGTGCTGGCACCTGAGTTTCATATCGCACGCTACCAGCTCGGATTTTTCGAGCTGACTTCTGGAGAAGCGGATCGGGCCCTGTCGACTTGGGGGCCGCTTCTGCGGCTCTCGGACGAGAACTATCTGCGCAAGTTCGTCGAGGGTTTCACGTTCCTGATCCGCGACGAGTTTCCCGCGGCCGTGGTTAAGTTGCGTGAAGGCGTTGCGCTCAACCGAGAGAACGAAGCCGTCAACGACGATATCCGACTTCTCGTATCGCAAGTGGAAAAGCTGGCGCAAACTCACGCCCCGACCAATATGGCTGACGAAGGTGATAAAGGCGACACGGATCAGTCAGCGACATCGGTGCTGTTGGGACAGTTCGGCGCAAGCCGCACCCAGCATTGA
- a CDS encoding flagellar biosynthetic protein FliR has protein sequence MQELVLTFEAILLVSLRVVPTLAFAAPFTLLRIPPLIRILVGLALALVLVGGRQGEILAALAAGSSLVTIAAGELLIGGAIALCLQLAFGAILWAGGAVDIQAGFGLAMVADPTTQAQMPLAGTIFVYAAAAVFCGMGGMFDLLALWSASLDILPFAASTGSLNPVALAMLLSAVFLIATGLFGLVMLVIFLLDVAIAFMSRTLPQMNVLLLGFQIKSMAMLVTLPITVAISGALILRLLRIALETAPGLVVSGSA, from the coding sequence GTGCAGGAACTCGTCCTGACTTTCGAGGCGATCCTGCTGGTGTCGCTGCGCGTCGTTCCAACGCTGGCTTTTGCAGCGCCGTTTACGCTGCTGCGCATTCCGCCTCTGATACGGATTCTCGTGGGGCTCGCGCTCGCGCTCGTGCTCGTCGGCGGGCGGCAAGGAGAGATATTGGCGGCGCTTGCCGCCGGAAGCTCGCTCGTAACGATCGCCGCCGGGGAATTGCTTATTGGAGGGGCGATCGCGCTTTGCCTGCAGCTCGCTTTTGGTGCAATTCTGTGGGCCGGCGGTGCCGTCGACATCCAGGCCGGCTTCGGGCTGGCCATGGTCGCCGATCCGACGACGCAGGCGCAGATGCCGCTCGCGGGCACAATTTTCGTCTACGCCGCCGCAGCGGTGTTCTGCGGGATGGGGGGGATGTTCGACCTGCTGGCTTTGTGGTCCGCATCACTGGATATACTTCCGTTTGCAGCCAGCACTGGTTCGCTCAATCCGGTCGCTCTGGCTATGTTGTTGAGTGCCGTCTTTTTGATCGCGACCGGACTGTTCGGGCTCGTCATGCTGGTTATTTTTCTGCTCGATGTGGCGATTGCGTTCATGTCGCGCACGCTGCCGCAGATGAATGTCCTGCTGCTCGGCTTCCAGATTAAATCCATGGCGATGCTCGTGACACTTCCGATCACTGTGGCAATTTCAGGCGCTCTCATCTTGCGGCTATTGCGGATTGCGCTCGAAACTGCGCCAGGTCTCGTGGTCTCGGGAAGCGCCTGA